From the genome of Solanum pennellii chromosome 6, SPENNV200:
ACGtgcaaaaaaaaacagaaaaaatagtaaaaaaactTCCTATAAAATAGTCATAATCTCTTTAGAATTTCTCGTAAAactaattataaatttcataaaattgtcTTTATTCTaaatgtaattaaaaataatcttaaaattaTCCAAACTCTAAAAATTAGTTTCCTATATAAATTTTAGTTCCTATCTATTAGATTCTTATATATTTAATcgcataaaaaattataaagaaaatacaaatacacgcaaaaaaattgaaaataaaaaagagaaaagataaTAGGAATGTTTCAAGTTTCAAATAGATGGACatgtattgaaaaaaaaaagaaaatattaaatagatttaaaataaataagacggttttaaatatgtttaaaataacTCAGAGATAACAatgaatagaattttttttattaagctaataatataatattcaaaaattgagTCAAGTCATATTAAAGTGAATAAAGCGACCGTACTAGAACCACGAAACTTGAgtggtgcctaacaccttcccctcggtcaacagaatttcTTACCCAAATTTCTAGTTTGTAGACTAATAAAAATAGGTCAAATTTCCgtttgattagggatttaaataaattgaattggaacaccaaaattcaatttcaagttGCGACTCTGAATAGTAAAATTATCCCTtctcaaaatgtcactttaattggaaaaactctttttctttcaaaacaaatcaattttgaggaaaaataaGGGTTGTGACAGATGACGACTCTGCTGGGGAAAACCAGAATTCGAGCTTATtaattttgattcatgtatgacttctatttatttatttatatttttggataTTATCTTTGTAGGCTTAATGTGCTAATCGTCTACTTAtttattgtttgatattatttgaACTGCATATAAATGTCTTTTTCCGCGCATCTCTTTGAGTTTTCAATAATAACATTATGGGAATTGCGACGTCGTACCCCAATTCTATCAAAATAGTCAGTGGAACTTCGATCGATGGTAAAGGATTTTTAGTCACACATATTTGTATTTAGGTTAGGGGGCACCCATGCACAAATCCGGATAGTGTTGCTACCGGTACGTTGCTGCTCCCTAACACGAGTTATCTGCTCGTTTTACAGCCAGTCTAGATACTTTTCTCCATAATTTTAACCTTGTTAGAACTGAAATGAGATATGATTATCCCTATCAGGTTTCACCCATTTGaataatttgtatttaatttaatgAGGCTCGATATATAATTTAATCCATCTAGGATAGATACTCTAATTTTATTTGaccacttaaattattttatatcgtatctgaaaatttatttatttggaaaGCTCTTTGTATATAAATCAAATCTGTGATAACTAatggaatgaaagaaaaatttctTCCTTCTAAAAACAAATcacaacagaaaaaaaaaagttttcttttatccttaattaaatattttttttaaaaaatgaaataatttattcatccattaaaaagaGAATTTAtccttaaaaataaaacaaaacaaaaacgtTTTTACTCGAGAAGATACATAGTCAATCTTATTGTGAGGTTCGATCTaacagagaaaaaaaatctcaaaaatctTCTTCACATAAACTGGGGCaaataaatagattttttttatatagatttttttCTGACTTGGTTGGTATCAACATGTTTATGATTAtggataagaaaaataataagatgTTAAATtatttggcaagaaagatcAACTTTGTTGTGACCTATAGACTTCTATTGGTATCtctcaatatatttatgtaatactTGAGAAATGTTCTTGTTTGAAGTTATGGATAAAATAAATTCGACCTCATTGTTTCAAATGCATTGTGTAGTGAGctttagatataaaattcaaTGACATGACTTTGTTGATTCAGAACTTGGCCCGAATGTTGGTTGAGACGAAATATTGAGCAACATTTAACTTGAAAAAGGATTATAGGTTTTCTTTGATTCGATTGTGTCTTTCAAGCCTACCAAATGATATGTTATCAATAAAACTCTCATTTTGAGTCCAAAacctttttatttgaataaccaCATCTTAATATATATCCTTCGGAGTGCATGAATGCACTATTTATTGGTCTCACCTCCTTGAGCGATATCAATTATTTATACAGTGCCAAAGATCTAAGTTTGATTACAAAGTGAAGAGATCAAATATgtgaaacttaaaaaaaaaatgaaaagctagaaagaaaaatggaaaataaaaatctccaaggaaaaaaggagaaaatgagaagaaaaaaataaataaacaagaaGCTTTCAAGAAAAGACCGTtcaaatgagaaagaaaaaaaaattgaaagttatgCAAATTTTAAGGTggaaacaaatattttatccCAAATGAATATTCTACATTTCCCTAGACCTACATTACAAGCCAATGACAAGTCCTATTTAACCTCATTTTTTGTGTTCTCATATTAGTAAATCCTTACATAAAGGTCAAACATATGGAATCTCAAGCTCATGCATTGAATATCTTTCCGAGTGTTAGTGACTTTTAAAACGTCCTAAGATCAAAATACTTTTATTGTGTGTGAAATAGGACTTTATTTATTGTGAAGGCACTTGAAACATGAGtatatgaataaaatgaagTCCTTAATTGAAGCAATATGAATTGATCTTGTAAATAATTGAGTACGTTTTTGAGGTACCATTTGAAATTTTAGGGATTACTCAAAGTTGATCTGATATTTGTTTGAAAGTAGTTGAATGTGATTCATATGCACAATACTAAATGTTGGTACCAACTAAAGTCAAGACATTATTACATATGAACGATTTTTTTCCAATAAAAtgagatttaaaaaaaacaagaaaaggaaaaaataattcttgatTTATTGAACTACATTCGACCTGATTCCTAAGAGGATACGTAAACAACCCTTCATTGGGGTTCGGCCTAATCACTCAATAAAACGataatcatgttcttcaataCTCCAAAGATTGAGACATGATATTGTGACCTACGATGCATTGCAacgaagaaatgaagaaaaatgagCTAGTCTAATGAGTGAAAACCCTCACGAGCACTGCAAGACAATAGTAAATTGAGAGAATGAAATGAGAATGTCTTATTGGTGAAAAACCACGAAGGGCACCATTAACATTCCATCTTGGCATGAGCACAATCAAGATATAAGTTTGGCTATATAGTGAAAGGTACAAACAAAAGTTGTGTAAGTAGTTCGCGAGAGACAAACGCTACAACGGTAAGTTCTTGAATCTCTGTCTCTCCTGCAATGTGCACATATCAAACAATAATAATggtaaaaaatgattatttttcataataaaatctggggcattttatttttatttttatttgttacttttatgtTTGAAAAGTCATGGCAAAGCATCTCGCATCTCAAGAAAAGTTAGTAGTTACATTATGTAGAACTTGATATAGCGTCAAGCTTGCTCTTCCTGGTACATTATCCCACAGTTTGAAGCTCTTCCAGGAGCAGTTTGGTTCAAACTGCAGCCAAAAAGGTCCAAACAAGACATTTCATTACATATCTAGACAGAAATTTTCAACTACTAATCTTTTTAGAAGCATATTGGCGGACTACTCGTCCCTAATCAATGTCAGCTTGACTAATATCTACCTTCAGGTTCATCATCCCGTTTCATGAAATGAAAGCCCATTATATATCGGTATTCACCCGTCCCAAGGCAACGAGAACAGTATCCAAGCCCACTTCCACCACAACTCTTGCACCTAGAAGTATGCATTAGATAATGGGATCCCCAGCAGCTCAAGTATTAACAAAGTAATAATATCTACAATGTGGAGAAATTGAATAACTTAATACCTCACCATTTTGGCCATTCTCCTCCTGGAAGCATTTCTAGGTCCAAAAAGTTAGTCCTCCCTGCATCAAGTGAATTTTATAGGAAGTCAATTTAAGAAACATTAACCAGGTCATGCagcatatacataaatattaatatgcGTTTTGTGAAACTATTTGGAGGGAAAATAGTTCACTTCAGAGAGTAGGTAATTAAGGAGTTCTAGTAGACTACTTACCAAAATCCAAACTAATTAGGGAAATAAAAGTACTTCAAGCCCTATTTTGCCTAAAATGCCGCTCAACTATTTTaattggtacaaaattaccctccatccaccgtTCGCCTTCAATATCCCTGACATTACCTTTTGGCTAAATAATACTCTCAATGTAAACCTTTGGATCATATTTGTCCTCATTTTTAACAActctaaaattattaaatatttatttattatgttgcCTAATCTGATTGGTCTAAACTTAATTCCTTCTCAAATCAACTACAAAAACTACATATGATTCATATGTTGACccgataaaattgaaaataatatcaaaagaatattaatttcatgataTCTTCCTATTGGCATATTTTAAATCAACCCTCAATTTATTATAATCCAATTCATAACTGGAGATCAAACTAAAATTGATATTCGCCCCGACTGATTGTCAATctaaaaaaagattattatttttaatcaatattaatttttctatcAATTATCTAATTGTCTTGTTCAATCCatctttttatactttttttaatcaCTTATTCTTAATTAGGATATCAAAGattcaaacttgaaatgaacttacGTGttcatattcttttaatttgaattatttctaTGATGGGTGGGGATaccaaaaaaagttattttcattcttttattttgaattttaagtatatacaaaagaaaattttcagtaTACCTACATAGTTGCttaataaaactaattattaaagaatgttgttattttgaaaaaaaattataccatCTTTAACTGTGAGATCTAAATAGCATCAGATGTATGTCCCAGTGCAAACATAAGTTCTTAGTTTGTAAGATAATCTGTCTtttgcgtgtgtgtgtgtgtgtgtgtgagagagagagagagagaggaaccTCTGCCATGGCAATGGTAGCACTCAACTCTGCCATTTCCTTTACATACAACACAAGGAGGATCTGGCTGCTTTCGTCTTTCTTTGCGAACATTCGACTGCAACAAAGTTTACATGAAATAAGGATAAAAAAGGTAGCTTACATTCAATGACTGTACAACAGAAAAGTTCCGAATGCATGCGGAATAAGCATAGATGCCTGCCTCATACTGCAGGATCAGAACTTGATTGTCCTAATCCATGATACATTTGACTGTTCAACCTAAGCCCAATTATCGAAGTATTAAACATTACTTACTTTAAAGTAAGTGTTATTAAGTTGTCAATTTGCTGACCAATTAGCCCAAACAGAGAACAAAACTCTTTTTCCCGACGAACCAAATCACTAACTCAATAATACATATACTACAAAACAAATCTTAAAATGCTCGACCAATCTTCTGATACTAGAATGCGATTGAAACCAACTTAAGACTAGACGATATGCAATTCTTAATCCGGTATACTGGATTACCATCTCAAATTTTGCAATTTTTACTGTAACGCTGCGGAAAAGGGATGTGGTATCTAATTTACCATGGAGACAAAGTTCACTATATCTctctattttctattttactttcATACCAAATTAATTCATTGCATGATAGCATTCTAGGACAATACATGAAGCAATATTGTAACCACCTAGAAGTTGGACCAATCTCCGGTTCCACTATCCATGAAAATGATTATTAAAAGTCAAAGCAGCTGATTATTAAAAGTCAGCAGCTATTACGAAAGAATATGTTCCGAAATATACCATACTTAGGAGTCATTTGTCCATGggaactttttccttttttccaaTAACAAACATTTCAAAACCAGCATTTGGTTATATATTGGActgattattttgaaaaaaaattggcagATGAGTTTCACCTCAAATGCATGTACACAACTTTGATTCCAATTCAGTTTTTCAACTTAACTTCAGACTACTTTTATTCAAATATCTCATTTTATGTCCAAATGCCTACTTAAACTTTAGAACTAAGGGTTCGTTTGGTGTGAGGAAAATGGATAAATAGTCATGGGACAAGAAAATAGTCCTGGGATAATATGTTGTGTTCTTGTTTGGTTGTCATGTTTGGAATAACTTATCCCACTATTTATACCatagtgatgggataagttatcccatgAACATAGTGGGATAAGTTATTCCACGATAACTAATCACAGGATAATTCATCATGGGATAACCTGTTCccaaccaaacgacccctaaatgTCTAACAACTCCAAACAGCAAGACCAAACAATGTTCCAAGACATTTTCACATATTAActtttattaagattttttaTGTAGAAACAGCTTCAAAATAAGTATTACAATAATAAGAGGACTCACCCAATCAAATTTCTGATGCAAAGAAAATATACAAACAGGTTTATCACGTTCTCAACATttgttcttcttcattctcCATCCAACAGTCACCCCCAAACCATAAATGGTTCAATCCTCAATAGCATAACTAATTTTTTCTACAAAGTCCAAACTTCAAACATTATCATTTCCGTATCTTAGCAACCAGGGATGTTGGCTTAGAGGTCAATAAAGTGGGCGAAAATCTCAGGGACTAGGGGTCAAATCCCTAGATATAAGAGAAAACTCGGCGACTTCTTTGTATCTCCCTAATCCTTGGTGAGTAGAGTTACCTGATACTTATGCTGGTGGGAAGTAGTACATACCTAGTGTTATAGTGAGTATGCTAGTCCAGGTACCACCATAAAACAAATGGCGTTGAGGTTTATTCATTCCTTTAATATGAT
Proteins encoded in this window:
- the LOC107021628 gene encoding uncharacterized protein LOC107021628, which translates into the protein MGAITLSCFVNSIGGEAPNSSNGLPSKPKLSSLLSVSKPSWVVRTESNVRKERRKQPDPPCVVCKGNGRVECYHCHGRGRTNFLDLEMLPGGEWPKWCKSCGGSGLGYCSRCLGTGEYRYIMGFHFMKRDDEPEV